Below is a window of Fulvitalea axinellae DNA.
ATGGAAAGCGATACGCAAGAGCTGGAAGCGGTAACCGTCCGTGGCCAAAAGGAGCTTGTCGTACAGAAAGTGGACAGGATGGTCATCAACGTCAAAGACGCCATGCTTACCTCAGGGCAAACGGCTCAAGACGTCTTGGAAAAAGTACCCGGAGTATACACCGACCAGGACGGCAATATGCGGATAGTCGGAAAATCGGGCAATACAAAAGTTATGATCGACGGCAGACCGACAATGATGTCTTCTGAAGAACTTGTGCAGATGCTACGGAGCATGAGCGCCGACAAAATCAAATCAATCGAGGTGATCCGAAATCCATCGGCCAAGTACGAGGCAGAAGGCAACTCCGGAATTATCGATATCAAATTGGACAAAATGTCGCAAACCGGACTGGACGGCTCCGTTTACGTAGCGCACGACCAAGGTGATTACGGCCGTGAATTCGCCGGAATGAGCCTTAATTTCGCCGCCGGAAAACTGAAAGGTTACTCTAGCTTAGACGCAAACGTCGGAAAATGGGCTCGTACATTGGACAACTGGAGACGTTTCCGCAATTCGAAAGGAAACCAGACTCACGTTCAAGACGCCGGAGACATCAAGAATAACAAGAACCTGTCTTTCAACATCGGCTTGGATTATGACATTAATGATCGCCAAAGCTTTGGCGGGATGTTCAAGGTCTCGGAAAGGAGCAACGACAACCTATGGACCATCGACAACCGAATCCAAAACGATAATGGCGAACCATTGGAACGTGTCGGTTCCGTATTGGATAACAAAGGCGACAGCCGCCGTTTGACAGGAAACCTTCACTATCGCCTGAATCTGGACTCGGTGACAACAATAGAGCTGAACGCCGATGCCACATCTTACGATATGGATGACGAAACCTTGAACGAAACTCGTTATCAGGTAGCAGATCAAGACGGAAAGTCGTTTCTGGTAAATCCATACAACGTAAAAGTATATTCGTTCATGGCCGATTATTCCACCGCTTTTGATTGGGCAAAATTCGAAGCGGGAGGTAAGTTCAGCTACACGGACTTGTCGAACATAGCGGAATACGACTCATTGAAAAACGGCAAATGGGAAGACGACTTGATCCAGAGTAACGCCTACGATTATGACGAATATATTGGCTCCTTGTATTTCAACTTGTCTGGCACGCATGGAAAATTGACTTGGCAAACCGGCCTGAGAGCGGAATACACAAGAGCCGAAGGTTATTCGAAAACCCAGGATACCGTAACTGTCCAGCGCTACCTGAAACTGTTCCCAAGCGCATTCCTAAGCTACGCCCATTCCAAAGACCATAACTTCGGTTTGTCATACAGCTACAGGATTAACCGTCCGTCATATTGGCAACTAAACCCTTACCCGATGTACCTTGACGCTTACACGATTTCTCAGGGTAATCCTTACTTGGATCCGGCTTATACTCATTCCGTGGAAGCCAATTACACCCTGAAAGGAAAATACGTATTGAGCCTAAGCTATTCGGACACCGAAGGAATGATTATGGAATCTCCACAACAAAACCACGAAGAGATCCGGACATATTACAAACAGTCGAACTTCGACGGGCAATCATCCTTCGCCATTTCTCTGGCATTGCCGATTGAGTTCACCAAGTGGTGGCAATCGTCAAACAGCCTGAACCTCAGCAGAGCTACCAGCTCTTTCTTCAGTGGTGACGTTCTGGAATCGCACAGCAGATGGGTTCCGATGCTACAGTCAACCCAAACACTGTTGCTTCCCGCCGATATGAAAGCCCAGGTCAGCTTCTTCTACCGAGGCAAATCCATTTGGGGGAATTACAGCATGGATCCCATGTGGCAAACCGGTTTCAGCATTGAGAAACCTTTCTTCAAAAAACGCTTGAGCGCAAGCTTGAAGTTCAGCGACATATTCAAAACCAACCGATTCAGAGGCGAAGTCCTAAACAAAACGGCGGAGAACAAAATCGGCAACAACTTTGACTCGAGAAGGGTGAAGCTGACTTTGCGTTACAAGTTCAGCAAAGGAAAGCAGGTTAAAGTAAAACGCCACCGCCAGAAGAATAAGGAGCAACTTAACCGGATCTAACAAATCCGCTGATCATAACCTACCAAAACAAAAAAGCTGTTCCAGAGCATTGGAACAGCTTTTTTGTTTTAAAAAATTTCAACAGCACACAGTCAGATTATTTACTGCTGATATCTCTGAAAATCTGCGGAACAGTTCCGTATTGTGGCAATTCTCCGTTCCACTTTTCAATGAACTGTTGCTGGATAATCAACTTTGTCAATTCCTTATTTTTGATACGGTAAGCCTCGGCTTCGGCCTTAGCCTGAATCAACATCGACTCCGAAGTACCTCTGGCCTCAGCGATTCTCTTGTCGGCATCGGCTTTTGCCTGAGCCAGTTCGTTTCTCTTCTGTTGCGCTATCTGTTCCGCCTTTACCGTACTGTTAATCGCTTCGGTAACAGCCTTAGGAAGACGCAAAGAATTCAGGAGAACAACTTTTTCGATAATAAAACCCTCCTGTACCAAAGAAGTCCGAATAATGCTGTCAGCCAAACCCACAAACTCATTTCTGTTCTTGTACATATCTTCGGCAGTATAGTCAGCGGCCGCACGGCTGAATCCGTCGCGGATATAATTACGCATCACCGTATTGCTCAACTCATTCAGCGGGCGCCTGTATTTTTTAAATACTTTGGAAACCTTATCCTGATCAATCCTATAGTTGACCGATACGTCAAAACGAACCTCCATCGAGTTTTTGGTGGTAACCCTCAATTCGTCATTTGTCGGGGAACCTTCCGTACGGTCGGCCGTGAAGATGGCGTTTTGGACATAAAGCGGAAATTCGTAAATCTCGGTAGTCCACGGGTTGTACCAGACCTTTCCGGTTACTTCCGTCACAGGGTCCACCCCTTTATCATCACCGTAAAGGTTGACCTTGATTCCGGCGTTTCCTACTCCGATTCTTTCGGAACAGGTTGCGTTTATAAAAAACCCCAGCACTACAACTGCGACAAAGACAACGGGAATTATAATCCATTTTTTCATGACAAAAAATCGTTTGGTTACATCTAAATATAAAGGAGGATCCGTCCGAAGCTGAAGCCGAAGTATACAAACGGCTCAATGCGTACGGATCAGGGTCAATGGTTATGACGGACGGAAAATAGAAGTCCCGCCAATTTTACCTGACGGGACTCGAAAATCTTATTTGTAAATTCTGGCCTTGTTAAGCGCCCTATGATATTTTCTTGCGTTTCTGCTGTGCTCGGCAAGGTTCGAAGCAAAGTTATGCGCTCCTGAAAAATCCTCCTTCGCACAGAAGAAAATATAATTGTGCTTCTCGTGATTCAAGACGGCGTCGATAGCGTTCGTCGCCGGCAAGCGGATCGGTCCCGGAGGCAGTCCCGCATACTTATAGGTATTGTATGGAGAGTCAATTTCCTTATGCTTGTCAAGCACCCGCCTGATTTCGAAATCGCCATGGGCAAATACCAGCGTAGGATCCGCCTCAAGGCGCATATGACGGTTCATTCTGTTCAAATAAACGCCCGCCACCACGGGATATTCCGAACTGAGGCTCGCCTCCGCTTCGACTATGGACGCCAATACAGCCACTTCCACCGGGCTCAGGCCAATCTCCGCTGCCTTGGCCTTTCTGCTTTCGTTCCAGAACTTGTCATATTCCTTTTTCATTCTTTTGACAAGATCATCAGCCTTTACGGTCCAGTACAATTCATAAGTGTTTGGAATGAACATCAAACCCGCCGTCTCTTTCGAGAAGCCCATTTCCTTGACGTAATTCTCGTCTTCGAGCAACTTCAGCAACTCGTCTTTTTCCAACATCAATTTGCCCGAAAGTTTCTCGGCCAACTCTTCCGTTGTACGAATATTGTTGAACGTAACCCTTAGAGGCTTTTGCTCTCCTGAGCGCAACATCCGGACGGCTTCAGGATTCGTCATGTTCCGTTTGAAATGGTAACGTCCCGGCTTCATTTCACCTTCCAAATCCAGAAGCTTGGCCACAAAACCGAACGACACGAGATCATGAACGACTTTATTCTTATATAAGTCCGTTCTGAATTCCTCAAAAGTGAGTCCTTTCCTTACATAAATGTAGGCGTCGTCCTTATCGACAAGGATGTTCGGCGTGCTGTAGATTTGATAAAAGTAAAAAGTAAAGATCGTGAACAGCATCCCGACCACAATTAGGGCAATAGCTAGTATTTTCGTCCTTTTTTCCATATCAGGGCACAAATTACAAAATTCTAACGGAACAATTCCTTATCTTAATGTCTATGGCCTAAACACTAACGACGGATTGGACAGACTAGTGCGAAGCCAGAGAAGGGAAACAGAACACAAGCGTAGTATGGCCGCCGAATTTATACGTCTGTATCCGGAAAACCCGGATCCAAAGAAGATCACGCAAATAGTGGAGTGCCTTAGAAGAGGCGGAGTCGTAATTTACCCGACCGACACTATTTACGGCGTGGGTTGTGATATTTTCAGTAACAAAGCAGTAGGAAAAGTAGCCCAAATAAAAGGCATCAAGCCCGAAAAGCACAAATTTTCCTTCATCTGCCACGATCTGAGTGACATTTCAAAATATGTCAAGCAACTCCACACGCCTTTGTTCAAACTGATGAAAAAAGCCCTTCCGGGTCCGTTCACCTTCATCTTGCAGGCAAGCACCGGCGTGCCGAAGCTCCTCCAA
It encodes the following:
- a CDS encoding L-threonylcarbamoyladenylate synthase, translated to MAAEFIRLYPENPDPKKITQIVECLRRGGVVIYPTDTIYGVGCDIFSNKAVGKVAQIKGIKPEKHKFSFICHDLSDISKYVKQLHTPLFKLMKKALPGPFTFILQASTGVPKLLQRKKKTVGIRVPDNDIIRAIVAELGHPVLSSSIRDDDEVLEYTTDPELIYEKFRDKVDIVIDGGFGNNVASTVVDCTNGDFEVVREGLGNLEKYL
- a CDS encoding outer membrane beta-barrel protein, whose product is MKNLILLLFFCTTSLVAFSQGFKVSGSVASPAGEAIQFVNVALHTLPDSTLITGAVTDANGAFEIKAKKSGSYFLRLRSVGLASTETPAFVLNEKNPEKNLGKLSMESDTQELEAVTVRGQKELVVQKVDRMVINVKDAMLTSGQTAQDVLEKVPGVYTDQDGNMRIVGKSGNTKVMIDGRPTMMSSEELVQMLRSMSADKIKSIEVIRNPSAKYEAEGNSGIIDIKLDKMSQTGLDGSVYVAHDQGDYGREFAGMSLNFAAGKLKGYSSLDANVGKWARTLDNWRRFRNSKGNQTHVQDAGDIKNNKNLSFNIGLDYDINDRQSFGGMFKVSERSNDNLWTIDNRIQNDNGEPLERVGSVLDNKGDSRRLTGNLHYRLNLDSVTTIELNADATSYDMDDETLNETRYQVADQDGKSFLVNPYNVKVYSFMADYSTAFDWAKFEAGGKFSYTDLSNIAEYDSLKNGKWEDDLIQSNAYDYDEYIGSLYFNLSGTHGKLTWQTGLRAEYTRAEGYSKTQDTVTVQRYLKLFPSAFLSYAHSKDHNFGLSYSYRINRPSYWQLNPYPMYLDAYTISQGNPYLDPAYTHSVEANYTLKGKYVLSLSYSDTEGMIMESPQQNHEEIRTYYKQSNFDGQSSFAISLALPIEFTKWWQSSNSLNLSRATSSFFSGDVLESHSRWVPMLQSTQTLLLPADMKAQVSFFYRGKSIWGNYSMDPMWQTGFSIEKPFFKKRLSASLKFSDIFKTNRFRGEVLNKTAENKIGNNFDSRRVKLTLRYKFSKGKQVKVKRHRQKNKEQLNRI
- a CDS encoding SPFH domain-containing protein — its product is MKKWIIIPVVFVAVVVLGFFINATCSERIGVGNAGIKVNLYGDDKGVDPVTEVTGKVWYNPWTTEIYEFPLYVQNAIFTADRTEGSPTNDELRVTTKNSMEVRFDVSVNYRIDQDKVSKVFKKYRRPLNELSNTVMRNYIRDGFSRAAADYTAEDMYKNRNEFVGLADSIIRTSLVQEGFIIEKVVLLNSLRLPKAVTEAINSTVKAEQIAQQKRNELAQAKADADKRIAEARGTSESMLIQAKAEAEAYRIKNKELTKLIIQQQFIEKWNGELPQYGTVPQIFRDISSK
- the mltG gene encoding endolytic transglycosylase MltG, whose translation is MEKRTKILAIALIVVGMLFTIFTFYFYQIYSTPNILVDKDDAYIYVRKGLTFEEFRTDLYKNKVVHDLVSFGFVAKLLDLEGEMKPGRYHFKRNMTNPEAVRMLRSGEQKPLRVTFNNIRTTEELAEKLSGKLMLEKDELLKLLEDENYVKEMGFSKETAGLMFIPNTYELYWTVKADDLVKRMKKEYDKFWNESRKAKAAEIGLSPVEVAVLASIVEAEASLSSEYPVVAGVYLNRMNRHMRLEADPTLVFAHGDFEIRRVLDKHKEIDSPYNTYKYAGLPPGPIRLPATNAIDAVLNHEKHNYIFFCAKEDFSGAHNFASNLAEHSRNARKYHRALNKARIYK